In the genome of Actinomadura luzonensis, the window CTCGGCGTCGGCGGTTTCGTGGTCATGCTCGCGGCGTGTCTGTGGGGCCTGTCCAGCTGGAAACGCATGAACGGCTTCGGCGACTCGCCGCCGGCCGCCGGGCAGCGCGGGCCGGGCAAGCAGGCCCGCCGCACCAACCGGGGCACGTTCATGGAGCGCATGGAAGAGCGCTGGCGCCGGCGTCACGACGAACGCTGAGCCGCCGTCCCGCCTCCTGACTCCCGTGGCCGGATCGGCCGGCGACCGGGGTGCCGGGCCCGGGTCCAGAGGTGGATCGGACGCGCGGCTGACGTTGAGAGCGTGCGGCCTTCCCGCAGAGGGGAGGGGCCGCACGCTCTTCGCGTCTCCGGCCCCCCGCTGACCGGCCCGCCTGACCACCCGCGGCCGATCGGCTCAGCGGCGGACGCGGTAGCGGATGTGGGTGGCCTCTGGGGTGTCGATCACCTGGCCGATGTCCAGCTCGATCTCCGACGGCAGGACGTCGAACAGCCGGCGTCCCGCGCCCAGGAGCACAGGGATGTGGTGGATCTGCACCTCGTCCAGCACCCCGGCCTGGAGGGCCTGCCGCACCGTGTACGCACCGCCACGAATCTGCACGTCCCGTTCCCCGGCGGCGGCCTTCGCCTGCGCCATCGCGCTTTCGATCCCGTCGTTGACGTAGGTCACCAGCGGATAGCCCCACCGGGCGGCCGGGCCGGGCGGCCGGTGACTGGGGACGAAGATCGGCAGACCGCCGTGCGAGCCGCCCCAGTGGTCCATGAGCTCGGCGGTCCGCCGTCCCGCGAGGATCGCGCCGGCCCGGTTCCATTCGTCCTGGAACTGCTTGACCGGCTCGGGATGCCGGTCCGAGTCGGCCCATTTGTGCAGCCGCTCGCCGTCGTGGCCGCCGAGGAAGTCGTTGGGGTCGGCGATGTACCCGTCGAGGGACATCGACATGTCGAGCACTGACTTGGACATGGCCACTCCCTAACTGTGTCCGTAGAACACTGTGTACGCTAGAGACAGTTTTGGCGGATGGCAAGGGGAGGCGACCCGCCAGTACCGAGGGCTTGGAGGCGGTCTCCATGCTGCCGGGCCGGCCTTCCGGCCGGCCCGGGCTCGATGGCTCAGGGCGTCTTGTGGGCGGCGGCGCGACGGAGCCGGATCGTCTCCAGCAGGTCGAACCCGTCCAGCAGCCGCTCCCCGACCCCTCGCAGCCGCCGCAGCGTGGACGGCGGCAGCAGCACGGCCCGGATCCGCCGCCCCCGCGTCACCGTCGCCGCCAGCGCCTGCCGCACCGTCCGCAGCTCCTTGCGCAGCGGCCCGACCGGCCCGGGTGTCCGGGCGAACAGGACCCGCTCGACGGCCGAGGCGATGCCCGAGACCGCGGCCGCCGCCTCCGCGTCGAACTCGTACTGCTGCACCAGCCGCCGGGCCAGCGCCCGCGGCGTCTCGCTGGGCTCGCGGGCCAGGCCGTAGTCGCACAGGACGTCGTCCAGCTCGGCCCAGGCCGCCGCCACCGCCGGGTCGCGGCCCGCGGCGCCCTCGCCGGCGGCCACCCTGGCGGTCAGCTCGTCGCCCGGCTGGGCCACCTTCCAGCCCAGGACGCGCACCCGCCGGTTCCTGGTGACGACCCGCATCGCGGCGGGGATCAGCAGGAGCAGCAGCAGCGCGGCCAGCCCGAGGCCGATCTTGGCGATCAGCGGCGTCGACTCCTCCTGCGGCAGCGCGCCCGGCAGGAGCTGGCTCTCCCGGTCCAGCTCGCGCGGGTTCTGCCGGGCGCCCGGGTCGACCGGCTCGTCAGCGGCCGCGCTGGAGGCGCCGGGCGTCGGCGTCGAGGCGTCGCCGGTGGGCCGGGGGGCGGGCACCGAGTACGCCGGCGGCCGCGCGCTGCCCTGTCCCAGCGCCCCGGCCGGGGTCGGCTCGAACGGCAGCCAGCCCACGCCGTCGAAGTACAGCTCGGGCCAGGAGTGGGAGTCGTTGGTGCCGACCTCCCAGCGCCCGGAGACGCTGGTGCCGCCGGTATAGCCGATCGCCACCCGCGACGGGATGCCGATCAGCCGGGCCAGCACCGCCATCGACGCGGCGAACTGCTCGCAGTAGCCGGCCCGGCTGTGCAGCAGGAAGTCCGACAGCGCGTTGTTGTCGTGCCCCTGGGTGCGCAGGCTGTAGCTGAAGCCGCCGGTCCTGGTGAACCACTCCTGCAGCTTCACCGCCGCCTCGTACGGCGAGGAGACGTTGCCGACGATCTTCTCGGGCAGCTCCTGGATCGCCGCGGGCAGGTTGCGGGGCAGCTGCAGGAAGCGCGGGTCCACCGCCCCCCGCTCGAACGGCAGCGACTCCAGCAGCTCGCGCGTCGGCGCCGGCTCGCTGCTGACCACCTGGTAGTCCAGCCCGGCCGCCTCGTCGCCGGTGGAGAAGACCATCAGGGTGTCGACGTCGGCCCGCCAGTCGCCGTCCACCTGCACCTCACGCGGCGGGTACGGCAGCGGCAGGAACTTCAGCTCCTCGATCTCGTCGCTGATCTGCACGTCGGTCGTCACGTTCGTGATCTTCGTACGCCCGGTGAGCCCGGGCGGCGGCGGCAGCGGGCCCTCGTCGGTCCGGTTCTCCGGCGCGCCCTTGGGCTGGGTCATGCCGAACTGCCGCCCGTCGAAGGTGTCGAGCGTGTAGATCCGCATGTAGTGGGGCTGCTGGTCGCTGCTGGCGTAGGTCAGCACCACCCGGCGTTCGGGCAGTTCGAGCTGGCCCTTCAGGTTCGCGATCGGGTTGGGGATGCTGATGGAGTTGCCGCGCCCGCCCGTCCCGCTGCCGCCCACCCCGAACTGGAAGAACGACACCGGCTCCATCGTCGGCAGCAGCGCGGGCACCAGCACGGCCAGCACGATCGCGGCGAACCCGATGCGCTTGCCCGACAGCCGCAGCCCGCTGGTGTCGGCCGACGCCGTGCTCCGCGCCGCCGGGGCGCCGGGCGCGGCCGGCGTCGCCGCCATCCGGGTCCTGCGCACCAGCACCGCCCGGCCCCAGTGCCCCACCCGCTCGCGCCCGTCCGAGATGAGCAGGCCGACGAAGCCGAGCGCGGCGATGATGAACGCCGGCCAGCTGATCGGGTCGGGCAGGATCGTCGCCGGGACCGTGGCGAGGGCCAGCAGCGGCAGCCCCGCCAGGGCCGCCCGCCGCAGCCGCGCCGCGAACAGGTCCACCAGGATCGCGATCAGCGCCACCCCGCCGGTGGTCAGCAGCACGATTCCGTCCGTGACGGGCACCGGCGCGGCGAAGCGCTGGATGTCGGCCCAGCCGACGCCGAGCAGCCGGCCGAGCTCCAGCACCGACGCCTTCGTCGGCACCAGCAGCCCCCACGCCTCCTCGGCGGCGAAGGACACCGTCAGGTAGAGCCACACGGCGGCCAGCGCCAGCAGCGGCGCCGCCCACGCCGGCAGCGACAGGCGGCTGCTCACCAGCCCCGCCGCCACCACGGCCAGCACCACGCCGAGCGACGACCAGAACCACGT includes:
- a CDS encoding dihydrofolate reductase family protein, translated to MSKSVLDMSMSLDGYIADPNDFLGGHDGERLHKWADSDRHPEPVKQFQDEWNRAGAILAGRRTAELMDHWGGSHGGLPIFVPSHRPPGPAARWGYPLVTYVNDGIESAMAQAKAAAGERDVQIRGGAYTVRQALQAGVLDEVQIHHIPVLLGAGRRLFDVLPSEIELDIGQVIDTPEATHIRYRVRR
- a CDS encoding transglutaminase TgpA family protein; protein product: MRLTIASGVAAFTATVLLYPLFEGGTWFWSSLGVVLAVVAAGLVSSRLSLPAWAAPLLALAAVWLYLTVSFAAEEAWGLLVPTKASVLELGRLLGVGWADIQRFAAPVPVTDGIVLLTTGGVALIAILVDLFAARLRRAALAGLPLLALATVPATILPDPISWPAFIIAALGFVGLLISDGRERVGHWGRAVLVRRTRMAATPAAPGAPAARSTASADTSGLRLSGKRIGFAAIVLAVLVPALLPTMEPVSFFQFGVGGSGTGGRGNSISIPNPIANLKGQLELPERRVVLTYASSDQQPHYMRIYTLDTFDGRQFGMTQPKGAPENRTDEGPLPPPPGLTGRTKITNVTTDVQISDEIEELKFLPLPYPPREVQVDGDWRADVDTLMVFSTGDEAAGLDYQVVSSEPAPTRELLESLPFERGAVDPRFLQLPRNLPAAIQELPEKIVGNVSSPYEAAVKLQEWFTRTGGFSYSLRTQGHDNNALSDFLLHSRAGYCEQFAASMAVLARLIGIPSRVAIGYTGGTSVSGRWEVGTNDSHSWPELYFDGVGWLPFEPTPAGALGQGSARPPAYSVPAPRPTGDASTPTPGASSAAADEPVDPGARQNPRELDRESQLLPGALPQEESTPLIAKIGLGLAALLLLLLIPAAMRVVTRNRRVRVLGWKVAQPGDELTARVAAGEGAAGRDPAVAAAWAELDDVLCDYGLAREPSETPRALARRLVQQYEFDAEAAAAVSGIASAVERVLFARTPGPVGPLRKELRTVRQALAATVTRGRRIRAVLLPPSTLRRLRGVGERLLDGFDLLETIRLRRAAAHKTP